A segment of the Candidatus Poribacteria bacterium genome:
TACGAAAGAAAATATAACTTGAAAGGTGGGAAATTATGGAGGTTGTTCTTCAGACCAAGCTGGAAGGTGTTAAGCTCTTCAAGAGAGGGAAGGTCAGGGACATATACGATCTGGGGGATAAGCTCTTGATCGTCGCCACCGATAGGATCTCCGCCTTCGATTACGTCCTTCCAAACGGTATCCCCTACAAGGGGAAAGTCCTCAACGGACTTTCGGCATTCTGGTTCGATTTCACCCGATCGATAGCTCCGAATCACATGATCTCGACCGAAGTCCCCGAATTCCCCGATGATCTCCACAGGTTCGCCGATCTGCTTGAGGGCAGGGCGATGTTGGTCAGAAAGGCTGAGAGGATAGATATAGAGTGCGTCGTGAGGGGATATATCTCCGGATCGGCCTGGAGGGAGTATCGTCAAAGCGGCACCGTGTGCGGGATGAAACTCCCTGAGGGGCTCAGGGAGTCGGATAAACTGCCCGAGCCGATCTTCACCCCGGCCATCAAGGCCGAGACGGGACATGACGAGAACATACCGATCTCCAAGATGAAGGAGCTCATTGGGGAGGATCTGATGGAGAGGATAATCGAGAAAAGCATCGAGATCTATCGGGCGGCCGCCGAGTATGCGGACTCCAAGGGGATAATCATCGCCGACACCAAATTCGAATTCGGCCTTCATGACGGAGAGCTCATATTGATAGATGAGATGCTCACCCCCGATTCCTCCAGGTTCTGGGATAAATCCGACTATGAGCCCGGCAGATCCCAGAGGAGTTTCGATAAACAGTACGTGCGGGATTATCTGGAAAGCATCAACTGGGATAAACAGCCGCCCGTGCCCGAATTGCCCGACGAGGTGGTCAGGAACACCTCCCTTAAATATCTGGAGGCATACCGGAGGATCACCGGCAGGTCTCTAACGCCTCAGCCCGTCTGATGAGCTCCTCCTGCTCCTTCCGGGATAGATCGATGAACCTCGTGCAGAAACCGGCGACCCGCACCACAAGATCCCTGTATTTCTCGGGTTCCTTTTGAGCCTCTCTGAGCATCTCGGCGTCGAAACAGTTGATCTGGAGCTCCTGTCCTCCCCTTGCGAAGAATCCCTCGATGAGGGGCAGGAGCACCTCCGGTTTCGCATCGGTTTTCGGGAGGGTTAGGTTCAGGTTATATCCCCCGCGATAGCATCCGGGGTAATCCAGCTTGAGCACGCTTTTGAGGATGGCCGTCGGGCCGTTGCGTCCTATCCCCATCTCCGCCCCGATGCTATCGGCAACCGGTGTCCAGGCCAGACGACCGTCGGGCGAGGCGGCTATGCGCCTGCCATCCACGTGATGAAGGCTGCGGACGACATGGCAGACCGTATGTGTCGGATGGCCGAACTGCGCGTCCACCTCCTTCAGCACCCTCTCACGCATCCCCGTCAAGACGGAGGCCCACCGATCAACCCTCTCATCGTCCTCCCCCCATTTCGGGCCGGCGAGCAGGAGCTGGCGTATCCTCTCGTCGGGGAAATTCTCACGCATAGCTCGGATCAGATCACCGAGCGAGATCGATCTCTCCTGGAAGACCGTCCTTTCGATGGCGGCAAGGGCGTTAATGGCATTGGTCAGCCCCCGCTCATAGTAGCCCGGGAACCAATATTTCATCCCCAAAAGCAAATCCCGTCCCCGCTCGATGCAGCCATGCATGAGCGAGGAGGTAAAGGGGGTGGGGACGCGCTCCGCCATTCTCCTCCATCGGTTCAACCCACGCCGGCGCATCTCAACGGCACGCCGTCTCATCCTCTCCTCCAGATAGGCTAGAAGTTGCGATATATCGCGTATCGAATCGGGTTCGGGGAGGTTAAACAGCGTCTCATTGAGTAGCTCCAGATATTGAATCGTGCCGCCGATCGTTGCGGTCGCGGTGGACATCATACGTCCGGGTATCCCCAGCTCGTTACAGCCTATCACGCAGTAATCCCAGGCGTCCTCCTCGGAGATGCCCAAATTGATGAACCCTTCCACCGTCGGCCTATCGTTGATAAACTGAGGCATGCTGATTCCGGATGCGATCATCCCGGCGGCCCGTCGTTTCACCCCCTCGTCCAGCCCTTCATGCCAGCGCAGGAAGAGATGGGGATCGCCTATACGAAGGAGGTCGAAGGCGTCCAGAAAACATGATGTTATGGCATTGGATTGATCCTCGCCCAGATGGTTCGCACCTCCAACGGTGATCGCCTGGGTTTTAGAACCCCGGCCCA
Coding sequences within it:
- a CDS encoding phosphoribosylaminoimidazolesuccinocarboxamide synthase, producing MEVVLQTKLEGVKLFKRGKVRDIYDLGDKLLIVATDRISAFDYVLPNGIPYKGKVLNGLSAFWFDFTRSIAPNHMISTEVPEFPDDLHRFADLLEGRAMLVRKAERIDIECVVRGYISGSAWREYRQSGTVCGMKLPEGLRESDKLPEPIFTPAIKAETGHDENIPISKMKELIGEDLMERIIEKSIEIYRAAAEYADSKGIIIADTKFEFGLHDGELILIDEMLTPDSSRFWDKSDYEPGRSQRSFDKQYVRDYLESINWDKQPPVPELPDEVVRNTSLKYLEAYRRITGRSLTPQPV